Proteins encoded in a region of the Xiphophorus couchianus chromosome 11, X_couchianus-1.0, whole genome shotgun sequence genome:
- the LOC114153333 gene encoding uncharacterized protein LOC114153333 isoform X1 yields MNPLCLFQMPSWCAFFLLWCIMSCVESAPSSPFVQKNKYKNSFRLTRSTRTRVQNLLKKYKEQQMGNVHFEDRSHRLRDLPLLSTDFSNWLQLSDWDRLDGAFRDIQSYWSMLERKRKQLEKEQNTQRTAASLLQSIKHIQLDLRDLMSQVSSQMRVVRSSWVRPTPAATLQNRQRSSRTVWECTVEGYIILRDLNLYLTKLARDFLLLASKTHL; encoded by the exons ATGAATCCCCTGTGTCTGTTCCAGATGCCCAGTTGGTGCGCTTTCTTCCTTCTTTGGTGCATAATGAGCTGCGTGGAATCTGCTCCTTCATCGCCATTTgtccagaaaaataaatacaagaactCATTTCGTCTCACAAGATCCACGCGAACCAGGGTTCAGAACCTTCTGAAGAAATAT aagGAGCAGCAGATGGGAAACGTACATTTCGAGGACCGAAGCCACCGCTTGAGAGATCTGCCTTTGCTTTCCACCGACTTCAGCAACTGGCTTCAGCTGTCG GACTGGGACCGTCTAGACGGCGCGTTCAGGGACATCCAGTCCTACTGGAGCATGCTGGAGAGGAAAAGGAAGCAGCTGGAGAAGGAGCAGAACACACAAAGGACGGCAGCCAGTTTGCTTCAGAGCATCAAACACATTCAGCTGGATTTACGGGACCTGATGAGCCAAGTCAGCAGTCAG ATGAGAGTTGTAAGGAGTTCCTGGGTCAGACCGACGCCTGCTGCAACGCTCCAGAACCGACAGAGGAGCTCCAGAACCGTGTGGGAATGCACAGTGGAGGGCTACATCATTCTCAGGGACTTAAACCTTTACCTCACCAAACTAGCAAGGGACTTTCTTCTGCTGGCCTCCAAGACACACTTGTGA
- the LOC114153333 gene encoding uncharacterized protein LOC114153333 isoform X2, translated as MPSWCAFFLLWCIMSCVESAPSSPFVQKNKYKNSFRLTRSTRTRVQNLLKKYKEQQMGNVHFEDRSHRLRDLPLLSTDFSNWLQLSDWDRLDGAFRDIQSYWSMLERKRKQLEKEQNTQRTAASLLQSIKHIQLDLRDLMSQVSSQMRVVRSSWVRPTPAATLQNRQRSSRTVWECTVEGYIILRDLNLYLTKLARDFLLLASKTHL; from the exons ATGCCCAGTTGGTGCGCTTTCTTCCTTCTTTGGTGCATAATGAGCTGCGTGGAATCTGCTCCTTCATCGCCATTTgtccagaaaaataaatacaagaactCATTTCGTCTCACAAGATCCACGCGAACCAGGGTTCAGAACCTTCTGAAGAAATAT aagGAGCAGCAGATGGGAAACGTACATTTCGAGGACCGAAGCCACCGCTTGAGAGATCTGCCTTTGCTTTCCACCGACTTCAGCAACTGGCTTCAGCTGTCG GACTGGGACCGTCTAGACGGCGCGTTCAGGGACATCCAGTCCTACTGGAGCATGCTGGAGAGGAAAAGGAAGCAGCTGGAGAAGGAGCAGAACACACAAAGGACGGCAGCCAGTTTGCTTCAGAGCATCAAACACATTCAGCTGGATTTACGGGACCTGATGAGCCAAGTCAGCAGTCAG ATGAGAGTTGTAAGGAGTTCCTGGGTCAGACCGACGCCTGCTGCAACGCTCCAGAACCGACAGAGGAGCTCCAGAACCGTGTGGGAATGCACAGTGGAGGGCTACATCATTCTCAGGGACTTAAACCTTTACCTCACCAAACTAGCAAGGGACTTTCTTCTGCTGGCCTCCAAGACACACTTGTGA